CAAAAAGTCGGATTTCGTAACGTAATACATCCGATAATAAGCACCGAGCTCTGTTGGCCTAGCGGTGCACGTTTCTCGTGACAACTTTTGAGCATTTTACATTTTGTGGTCATCGTCTTCAAAGTTGTTTCCGCGGGTCGCAAAAAGCGCAATTAGCATGACACGAGCTGAATGAAATAATGTAaaaaaggctttgaaaataaaaagcttggTAAAACGCTTGGTGCGCCGTTGACATTTAACAGAGACACGCCtgtttttgtgagaaatcttCTAAAAAGAACAGGAATTTCAGGTGAATATGAAAAGCgtatactaaaatatgaaaataatacATGTCACGTCTCGAAACAGATATCCATCTTACATCTATTGTTTTATGTCCTGCCGATTTGAAaagaaagatgacgagttcaaTAGGAAAGTGAGCCTGTCAGGTAGTAAGTAACCTTATTTCTTGCACAATTTTCCTCCATTTTTAGCACTTTTTATCTCTCTGGactccattgatttagtcaccctaattCTGTAAGGGTTAACAACTCCAATAACTTTTCAACTGATTATTATAGAGATACGAGGTTAGGACCATTGGTTTTCTTAGAGGAATATCTACAcagaaaaacattattttacccattggtcaaaagatgcgtttttgattggacaccctaaTGTAAGGGATACAGAACTGTCCCATTTCATTGCTTCCATTGATTAGCTTTTAAGCGCACTATACTTCTATTACTTTTAAACAGGTAATAGAAGACAGGCCAAAAAGTCCTGGAACACCTCAGGcattgtgagtgagtgagatacaTGCCCACACACGCAAGACTCACTTGCTGTGAGAAGGCCAGGCCCATCATGGGGACTTTCAGAGTGTCCATCACTGCAGGTTTAGGGGTCTTTAAATGTGCCTTACTTACAGtgaacacacactacacagacagcacagaaagagagagagaaaaaggggctAAGAGATGAAAGCACTTATACAGAAAACGGAAAGGAGAAAATATGGTATGGGGGCTTGGTAATGTCTCCAACACAAAACATCTACTTTTCCCACTGCCAGGCTTGTGAAATGAGCTTTGGGTATGAGAATACCAAACCACCAGATACACAAACAAGCCACCAGATCCACAAATGCACACAACAGTTGGATGCATGATCATCAATATGGGTCAAATGTTTGAATATGTATATCTATTTGAATCCGGTGCAAGACAAAATCATTTAGGAAAACACCTGACCCATTTGGAAGTGAATTATGACATGAGAGGGAATCTTTACATATGGGTGTGTCTAAGTCACTCTAAGTCACATTCACAAATCTCAAACCTCACCATGGACACCACCTCTGAAGTTGCACATGTTGCAAAGATCGACTTTGCTAAGGAGTGACATACGTACTTGTGAGGGTGGAGAAGTGGAGAAGGACGTGGTGCACACTTCCTGAGAATCCTCCACCCCATTGTATGCTCCTTCATCTTCCCCGGGTGCTCTGGAGTATAGGGAAGGCAAACAAACATGACCAGATTATTATGCAATCCTTTATTTTATAACGTCACTCACAATGATAATAAATAATAGGCATGCACAAGTCTGTATTGGGTCAGTATAGGTGTTTAGGCTAGGGCTAACCCACCTGTAGTTACATGGACGCATGTGTCCTATGTTGCCAAAGGGGCGCTCAACGAAGTGGTCAATAATTATGCCCATAATCGGAGCCGTCCTCTCAAACTGCCTGTGAGATTATGGATATAGAATTAGGAATACGGGAAGTGTATAGCTAAAACCAGTGGAGAACAAGGAGAGGACATGGAAGAAAAGGGGAAAACATAGTGGCAGGTTTTACAGGCAGTGCATTTTTGACCACTGAGGAGTGAGCCCATGCAGTGCTGTGAACAAGAACAGCTTCTGTTCATGTACCTGGTGGACATGAAGGCCAGGTTTGTCCTGTAAGCACAAGACAAGGTGATTGTTCCAATGGGAGTTCCCACAACTCCTACACGCACTGTCTGGAACCCTGAAAAACAGCATTCAGAAAAAACGAACGTCAGAATCTTCACAGCCCTATACAACACTTCCAAAGACCCAGAAAACCAACAaaatgtatacagtgcattcggaaagtattcagaccccttgactttttccacattttgttacgttacagccttattccaaaatggatacaattatttttttcctcatcaatctacacacattacccaataatggcaaaacgaaaacaggtttttagacattttacataagtattcagaccctttgctatgcgactcgaaattgagctcaggtgcatcctgtttccattgatcatccttgagatgttttataCAACTTGGAGTGCaccggtggtaaattcaattgattggacatgatttggaaaggcacacacctgtctatataaggtcccacagttgacagtgcatgtcagaacaaaaaccatgtcatgaggtcgaaggaattgtccgtagagctccaagacaggattgtgtcgaggcacagatctgtggaagggtagcaaaaaaatgtctgcagcattgaaggtccccaataatacaatggcctccatcattcttaaatgaaagaagtttagaagcaccaagactcttcctttagctggccgcccggccaaactgagcaatcgggggagaagggctttcgtcagggaggtgatcaagaagccgatggtcacactgacagagctccagagttcctctgtagagatgggagaactttccaaaaggccaaccatctctgcagcactccataaatcaggcctttatggtatagagtggccagatggaagtcactcctcagtaaatagcatctggtctgattaaactaagattgaactctttggccttcatggacaagtgtcacatctggaggaaacctggcaccatccctatggtgaagcatggtggtggcagcatcatgttgtggggatgtttttcagcggcagggactgggagactagtcaggatcaagggaaagatgaatggagcaaagtacaaacagatccttgatgaaaacctcctccagagcgttcaggatctcagactgggctgaaggttcaccttctaataggacaacaaccctaagcacacagccaagaaaatgcaggagtggcttcgggacaagtctctgaatgtccttgagtggcccagccaaaacccaatctaacatctctggagagacctgaaaatagctttgcagcaacggtccccatccaacctgacagagcttgagaggatctgcagagaagaatgggagaaactccccaaatataggtgtgccaagcttgtagcgtcattcccaagaagactcgaggctgtaatcgttgccaaaggtgcttcaacaaagtgctgagtaaatggtcagaatacttatgaacATGtaatagtttattttttatttttaatacatttgcaaaataaaaaaaataaaaacagtttttactttgacattattgggtaatgtgtgtagattgatgagggggaaaaaaactatttaatccattttagaataaggctgtaacgtaacaaaatgtgaaagagtcaaggggtctgaatactttccgaatgcactgtaaataataTAAACGGGCATGGTTACCTTCTCCCAATCCTGTGAGTTGAACCTCTCCAAAATATATCCTGCAAAATAATGTATCTATTAGTCAGATTGTTTACTAACATGATAAAACTCCATTATTAGCAATACCAGTCAAAAATAATGGTAACACGTATCTGTATACCAGAAAACAAACAAACCTGTACAGGATGACATAGTCATGGCCTTGCTTTCGTGAGAGTTTGTAGGCTGGGGTTACCCTTGTAATGGCCAGCAGTGACTTGAGCAGTAACGACAGGCGGTTATAGACGGTGTAGGACACCTTAATATCTTTGTCACATCTGCAAAAAAAAAGAATCATACATTTTACAATGAGTGTTACGGTCCAACTACAAAAACTGAAGCACAAAAAGAAGAACACACAAAACTACTTATCATTACTTACTTCTCGTTCATTTCGAGACACCATGTCTCCAATTCCATTGAGTCTCCCTGGAAAACATGACAAAAACATGTTCATGTTTTTCTAGCCTTTACAGTCACTTGGATTTATTGATGAACAAATGCCCAATGATCCTGACCACTGGTCTCAAGAACTGTCTGTGACACCAGTCAGTGCTATCTTACCTCTGAGGTTTTGAGGGAGATCTCAACACACATGGATCGTCCGATGCCAGGAAGCTGCCCGGACAGAGCTTTCTTTGCCTCATGTGTAACTTCTGGGATATCTTTGATTGCCAGATTGAACTGGTGAAAATAATTGAGTTTAATGAGACTTGAATCCACAACCCTTTCAGGACAAAATTGGCACAGGTAAATGAATGAGTTGACAGGCAAGAATTAATTGTGACTTACCCAATCAGAGCCAGTAGGTGAAGACAAGGAGCGTGTGCATACTTTTTCCCCAAGTCGTGCTTGGACTATCACTTGCACTGTCTGATGACAGAGAGAAATTAGGGAATTATCAACCTCAGTGAATTAATCAGCTCAGGAATACTGTAGAAAGTGCTTGATAATCTAAGTGTGGCAATGTTGTGTATAATTAAAGGCAGTACCTTCAAAGCAAAAAACTTTATGAACTTGTCCAAGTCTTTTCTATCCTGAGGACTTAGATCACTGTCCATCATGGAATGCCCCTGTAATGTAAAAACACATTCTGGTGAACAAGGACAGAAATTAATCGTACAATTGTTGGCAGGCTATATCGACGGCTTGCCAGTCTAAACAATTCTGGATTTTGTCTAGCACcattaaaatcaaatgttatttgtcacatgcgccgaatacaacaggtgtagaccgtacagtgaaatgctgacttacaagcacttaaccaacaatgaaagaacccccccaaaaaagcaaGATGTACTATAGTCATATTAGCTAAGAACTCTAGTGTGTCCATATTAAGCTTGTGTGTGTTGACAAAAAACAGCTAACTAACTCGGACTCTAACTAGGTAATATTTTAGTAAAAACATATTGGCTGTCAACGACAAGAAAACATTCAATATTGGTGGTAGGTATCTATCTAGCTAATTCATTTGATAGCATGGCTAGCTAGTACCTAGCTAGCGAGCTTAGCaaaacagctagctagcatacaCGTACTTAACGTTAACTCATCACATCCGAAAACCACAACTTGTACTTGAATGTTGCGCTGATAGCGTACTGGACAGCGTAGTTCTGGTTACCTATATGCCTAAATTTGACATATTCTTATATTGGCTAAATTACACCGTCGCATTATGTTATTGGGACACAAGCCTTGACCAGCTGGCCCATTTGTTGTTTATTTTCTTTGGGGGTATGGCGTGTTTCGAAGGAGTTGTATTTTGAGAAGCACATTCATCTCCAACACTGTGGTCTATAAAATCTGCAAAATTACATATAACGTTATCGATATGTCAGTGTTTTATTATCAATAAAAACATATTACACGTTGTTTTGGAAACAATAATTACgttcatttgtttgtttattttaaaataaaatcgAAACTGCGTCTCATATATTTTTGCTAGTTATCAGAAAAGTGACATGCGCAATGTACTTTGCGCAGACgagtcacaacaacaacaacaaacgccGGTAGGATTCAAATTCGACGTGTTTTTACAAATGCATGATATTTATAGTTCGTATTCTTCTAAGTTTGCACCATCTCGGGTTCACTGTTCCTAAAGAAATGTCTGATAAGGAGATTGCTAggctagctggttagctagctagtaacgtTTGTATGGAAAACCAATCATTTTTATATCTAGTAGAGAAGCATATCATACCAGAACATAATATTGAAATAAATAGACCGTGCTGAAAAGACAAGGCTCTTTTTTGATGCATTCAACAATGCATTTCTCTTTTTGCCCCCTACAGAATATACATCAGTAGAAATGGCTATACAAATAGCCATCCTGGATTGTGATCTGCTGCTCCATGGTCGTGGACATAAAACTCTCGACAGGTTTGATATAGAGACCGTTTCAGACGAGTTCCTATTAACAACATTTGGATTCCCTCGAGATTTCATCTACTACCTGGTGGAGCTACTGCGTGACACTTTATCACGACGTACGCAACGCTCTCGAGCAATAAGCCCAGAAGTTCAGATTCTTGCTGCTTTAGGATTCTATACCTCAGGATCCTTCCAGACGAGGATGGGAGATGCCATTGGCATTAGCCAGGCTTCCATGAGTCGCTGTGTGACAAATGTAACCAAGGCACTGGTTGAGAAAGCTCCAGAGTGCATAGGATTCATGAGAGACGAAGCTACAAAACAGCAGTCCAAAGAGGAGTTTTTCAGGGTAGCGGGAATACCAAACGTCATTGGTGTTGTAGACTGTGCCCATATAGCCATTAAGGCACCCAATGCAGAGGATTCTTCATATGTCAATAAGAAAGGCTTCCATTCAATTAACTGCCAACTTGTGTGTGATGCCAGGGGACTTTTGCTCAGTGCAGAGACTAACTGGCCTGGCAGCTTACAGGATAATTGCATATTTAAGCAATCTTCAGTGTACAAGGAATTGGAAGAACAGGAAAATCATGAAGGCTGGTTTTTAGGTAATATAGCTCATAATCCTCCATTTAAACTTTCATTGTTgaaaatacaatttttaaaaaacTAATTATTTTGCTCTTCAAGCCTCCCTCTTTCATAATGTCTAACCTAGCCAAGTCTTGTCTTGTAGGAGACTGCCGCTATCCTTTAAAGAAATGGCTGATGACACCTGTCCAGTACCCAGAAACTTCAGCAGACTTTCAATACAACCTGGCTCACACTGCCACTCATGAGATTGTGGACCGCACGTTCAGGGCCATTCAAACCCGTTTCCGTTGCCTGGATGGGTCCAAAGGCTACCTTCAGTACTCACCTGAGAAGTGCTCTCACATCATTCTGGCCTGCTGTGTCTTGCACAACGTGTCATTGCAATCAGGCTTGGATGCCTGGACGTTTGAGAGGACTGATATACCAGACCAGTCGGAGGAGGGCAGTTGTAAGCCAGAGGCTATGGACTCAGAGGCAGTCCGAATCCGCCAGGAGCTCATTCTTAGTCACTTCAGCTAGGTCTGCATGCTCAGAATCAACGTGGGAAACACTGTATGGTTCACAGAGACACTGCCTGCAATAGAGAAGTGGTTGACACCAGATTCTGTATAAGCAGAATAATGGAGgtgtatatgtacagtgccttcagaaagtattcataccccttgacttattccacattttgttgggttAAATTGATAATTTTTCTCAcacgtctacacacaataccccataatgagaaagtgaaaacatgtttttagaaatgtttgcgaatttatttaaaatgaaattTGTTTCCAAAAAAACTCCTTATTCCTTTCCgaagacaagcatacccataacatgatgcagccaccaccgtgcttgaaaatatggtggtactcagtgatgtgttgtgttggtttTCCCCCAACATAATGCTTTGTACTCAGGACATAGTCTATTTCTTTGACACATAGTTTGTAGTTTTATGTTAGTgcattattgcaaacaggatgcatgtttttggaatatttgtattctgtacaggcttccttcttttcactctcatttatcttagtattgtggagtaactacattgtgtttgatccatcctcagttttcttcaatcacagcaattaaactctgtaactgttttaaagtcactattggcctcatggtgaaattcctgagcggtttccttcctctccggcaactgagttaggaaggacgcctgtatctttgtagtgactgggtgtattgatataccatccaaagtgtaattaaaaacttcaccatgctcaaagggatattcaatgtctattttttttttttttatacccatctaccaacaggtgcccttctttgcgaggcattggaaaacctccctggtctttgtggtagaatctctgtttgaaattaactgctcaactgagggaccttacagataattatatgtaAAGAGATTAAGTAGTCATTCAAAcgtcatgttaaccactattattgcacacagagtgaatccagcaacttattatgtggcttgttaagcaaatgtttactcctgaacttatttaggctttccataacaaacaggttgaacacttattgactcaagacatttcagattttcatttttaatgaatgtgtaaaaaattctaaaaacataattccacttcgacattatggggtattgtgtgtaggccagtgacacaaaatgtcgatttaatcaatttgaaATTCAAGcagtaacacagcaaaatgtggaaaaaatcaaggggtgtgaatactttctgaaggcactatgtaTTTGCAGACACGTGAATTGTCTGCAAGAGTGCGTGGTGTGGTGTGCAAGATTTATATGCTCCAAATAATACATGTGTACATGCCTGTTTAATTTATTTTACTCTTTATAACCAACATTTTCTTCAAATCGGATCAGAGATACGCATAACTATGCACAACTATGTAAATAACGAAACAGTTTAAAGTTAATTCCAAAAACGGTTTGATAGGAAGTTCATTAGCCATTTCAAAGGTTTGTTTGAGTTAACGGTGTAAAGACCAAGATGTCTCCGTCGCATAGCATGCTTAACCATCAACAGCAATAAATCCAATACATTTAATGAGACTTGGAAGGGGCACGCcttaaaaaataagaaattgtttCATTTTGAAAAGGGAAACTAAAGGCAATGGATGGACTGAACTGTGAGCTGAAAACCTGAGCAAGTGATGGAGAACAAACATATTTTTGTCTCCCAACATCTTATTGAGTAATTGGAGAACCAGACATAGCGAAGTGAGTGAGTAAGGATATACAATATTTCATATACTCGTAAAATGACATCCAGTGTTTGTTGCACGGTTTTAAAAATGAAACAATATGCATGAACAGACGTAGTAGGAGTTCTCAGAACTGTACTGAATCCTGGTTTTGAACTAATTCTTGTTGACTAAAGAAAACCGTTGTCAACAAATTTAGACGAGCTGTGATTATTTGTAAAGTAAATTCATACATGTTTTAGTATTTATAAAGAACGAATCAACATAACTCATTGGTTGAAATTGTCGATGGGGCATGCAATTGATTTGTATTGTTATAACGATGTAGCCAACCACACAATTTAACTTTTTCGCAAGCACCAACAGATGACCACACAATTTGAAATAGAGAGCAATAACTTGTTGTATGTTTTAGATATTGATACAATGCAGCCTGTTTTTAATACACCATCCAAGCCATGACCGATTCTGGACAGTCAAGAAAAATGTCACGGGCAAAGTTGGTGATACTTGGACGAGACAACTGTGGAAAGACAGGTATTGAAACAAATGTTTAAGTGGAGACTGATGGCTTAAATTGAGTGTGAAATTGTATGGCACATCCAGGGctgacttaaaaaaaaacatatctgcAATACAAAAATTAATGtaaaataataatactataaatTGTTGATACTATGTTAATTTACTATGATGTTTACTATGCTATTTACTAATTTTTACTATCAGTAGCCTAGGCTTAACTAACGTGGGGAGGTATATGCAAGGGGAAATATTTAAAATACCTGAGTGCTCATGGTCTGCTTTGTTTTAACTGCAGCCCTGTGTGTTAGATTCATCACCAAGCGGTTCATAGGAGAGTATGACCATAAAAAGGGTAAAGACATACTGCATCTAATTTTACTGTCCCGTATTGAAGTTGCCACTTGACTATATTAGGCTGACAGCATTCTGTCTGTGGTGTTCTCATACAGAAGTAACTTACAGGTGTCGGAAAACTGTCGACAAGGAAACCATCGATTTGGAGATATTGGACACAGCCAACAAGGTACTATCCACAGACTGAGGTCATCATGCCCTCTGCTTTAATTTGACCTCAGAATTCAGTCTATATTTTACTGTTTTGGGGGATTTGTTTCTCTTTGCCCTTGTGTCAGACCTCTATAAACCCAAAGAGGAAGATGACTCTCAGGCTCAGACAACAACCAGACCCCCATACCATTCCTTTCAAGTCTGTTTTCTTGAATCATGGTGTCTTGGACATAATATCAACAATGTTGACGTTGATCAAATATAATGGTACTGAGGACAAGAAACATCTGATGCGACAATGAAAATAACAGGCAAGGCCATTTGAGTGGATTAAATATCCCATCTACTGTCAGTAGTTTTGAATGAAGATTAAACAAAGGAGTAAACAGCCATCTCATCACTTAACAAGGTCAAGGACATGGTATGTGCACATCCTGCAAAAAAATGTTCCAGGTGCTTGATTTAAACAAACAATTGTAGAGAACGAAACAAACTGGCATATGTTCCCAAAAGTGCTATGTCCCTGCTAGAGTCTAAATGTTGCCATGAACAGACCACTTTTGAGAGCATGAAACCAGTGTACAGATGTATTTTGTTCTTTATTAAATGAAAACTCAACCTTTGTGGTCCCACCCATATCtattgctatctctctctctctctctctgcaggagtGTTTGGGTTCTGCAGCACCTTCTCTGGAGAGTTCCATTAAATGGGGCGATGGTTTCCTTATTATGTATTCCATTACAGACCGGAGCAGCTTTGAGTCTGTCTCACACTTAAAGAGGCTTATTGATCATGTCAAGCAGACCCTAGGTGAGACAGCCATTTTGACCAGTGGAAACACCAGGAAAGGGCAATCAAATAGAGTCTGGGTGGAGGGCATCTCATTATTGTAGAGGTTGCATCTAAGAGGCTATAGGCTAGTCCAGCTATCCTTTCATTGAAGGGTATTCTGCTTTTGTATAATGTTTGTCAAATTTATCATAATGATTCCATTAAATCACTCACGACCAGGGGAACTGGTTTAATCAAGGCTGTGTTAAGCTGAGTTTGACTGCttaccagtggcggttctagaccatttcaactgggggggccaagctagggccagttgtactgttagaggggccagttacattagacattattgttgtcatatcgttttcttcactgcattgcaggtattagcaggcaaaagaccatgttccgcgttgccactatctaataacggatgtaaaaaaagaacgatagcaaaaattagttatgtaaacattatttcatactccacatttaggggggccacaagggggtccaaaattgttgtcacaggggcactggcccccctgGCCCTCCCCCAGGACAGCTAGTGCTGCTTACTGCTTTTGCTGTAATAAAAGACTGAATCCACTGTTAAACACCAGTACAGTGAATCCACGAGGCAAGGTTTATAAAACAGTAGGTCTGCTTATTGTAACTGCAAACGTTATGTGGTGGTTGTCTTTTCTCAGTTGTCACTTTTACGACAGCGCATAGCCTCAAATTCCTTACAAGATATACAATCTTAAACAAGATCATCTCTGTCTGTTTTGTGTATTTTGTGTGAGTTTTGTATCCCTTTAATAGGTTTCTAATCTCTGTTTTATGCTCTTTCATCAGGCATACCTACTGTAATAGTAGCGAATAAATGTGACATGGAGAATGGAAGGGTGGTGCGGACAGAAGAAGGAAAGGCCCTTGCCAGTGATCTGAGGTGACATTCCATTTGGTTATATTCTAAATAATCTTGGAACCCTGAATCATATTACATTCTGAAGATGCGTGAAGTAAGATGTAGTAAAAGTTTTTGCCAACACAAGTGAATTAAAATATTATTCAGCCAGAGGTGAATGATCCATGCTGGAAAACCATTTATTTGTCCCTCAACCATATCCATACATTAAATTGACCAGTTGCCAATGTCCAATTGTTTCCAGTGGGTGATGAGGAATGGAGAACTTATCTTTAGCCTCTTGTGTATGTTCAGGTGCAGCTTCTTTGAGTTGTCTGTGGCGGAGTGTTCTGTGGCTGTGGAGTTAGCGGTTGAGAAGTTGGTACGAGAGGTGCGTCTGGAGTACCAGCGCCACCTACTGGCCATGGACAAACGCTCACGCATGCTCCAGATGAGG
This region of Salmo trutta chromosome 29, fSalTru1.1, whole genome shotgun sequence genomic DNA includes:
- the atg13 gene encoding autophagy-related protein 13 isoform X2 gives rise to the protein MMDSDLSPQDRKDLDKFIKFFALKTVQVIVQARLGEKVCTRSLSSPTGSDWFNLAIKDIPEVTHEAKKALSGQLPGIGRSMCVEISLKTSEGDSMELETWCLEMNEKCDKDIKVSYTVYNRLSLLLKSLLAITRVTPAYKLSRKQGHDYVILYRIYFGEVQLTGLGEGFQTVRVGVVGTPIGTITLSCAYRTNLAFMSTRQFERTAPIMGIIIDHFVERPFGNIGHMRPCNYRAPGEDEGAYNGVEDSQEVCTTSFSTSPPSQCVFTVSKAHLKTPKPAVMDTLKVPMMGLAFSQQLYCSRLSYQPPVLVGAADFCHPSTLNAANLHQMGIPGKEGGVPQQVPVQPYHGAQAEHGRVSSCPPADHVLATPSSSGEDAETSSRSIEVKSVSPCDVLETTFTRKVGAFVNKPGTQVTTASLDLPFAAFAPRAYDLEENDPMVQPPESPATSSPLQGSLHSQGSGESGGPAQDDFVMVDFKPAFSKDDLLPMDLGTFYREFQNPPQLASLTIDVSSQSMAEDLDSLPEKLAVYEKNIDEFDAFVDTLQ
- the atg13 gene encoding autophagy-related protein 13 isoform X6 — protein: MMDSDLSPQDRKDLDKFIKFFALKTVQVIVQARLGEKVCTRSLSSPTGSDWFNLAIKDIPEVTHEAKKALSGQLPGIGRSMCVEISLKTSEGDSMELETWCLEMNEKCDKDIKVSYTVYNRLSLLLKSLLAITRVTPAYKLSRKQGHDYVILYRIYFGEVQLTGLGEGFQTVRVGVVGTPIGTITLSCAYRTNLAFMSTRQFERTAPIMGIIIDHFVERPFGNIGHMRPCNYRAPGEDEGAYNGVEDSQEVCTTSFSTSPPSQLYCSRLSYQPPVLVGAADFCHPSTLNAANLHQMGIPGKEGGVPQQVPVQPYHGAQAEHGRVSSCPPADHVLATPSSSGEDAETSSRSIEVKSVSPCDVLETTFTRKVGAFVNKPGTQVTTASLDLPFAAFAPRAYDLEENDPMVQPPESPATSSPLQGSLHSQGSGESGGPAQDDFVMVDFKPAFSKDDLLPMDLGTFYREFQNPPQLASLTIDVSSQSMAEDLDSLPEKLAVYEKNIDEFDAFVDTLQ
- the atg13 gene encoding autophagy-related protein 13 isoform X3; the encoded protein is MMDSDLSPQDRKDLDKFIKFFALKTVQVIVQARLGEKVCTRSLSSPTGSDWFNLAIKDIPEVTHEAKKALSGQLPGIGRSMCVEISLKTSEGDSMELETWCLEMNEKCDKDIKVSYTVYNRLSLLLKSLLAITRVTPAYKLSRKQGHDYVILYRIYFGEVQLTGLGEGFQTVRVGVVGTPIGTITLSCAYRTNLAFMSTRQFERTAPIMGIIIDHFVERPFGNIGHMRPCNYRAPGEDEGAYNGVEDSQEVCTTSFSTSPPSQCVFTVSKAHLKTPKPAVMDTLKVPMMGLAFSQQPPVLVGAADFCHPSTLNAANLHQVTTQMGIPGKEGGVPQQVPVQPYHGAQAEHGRVSSCPPADHVLATPSSSGEDAETSSRSIEVKSVSPCDVLETTFTRKVGAFVNKPGTQVTTASLDLPFAAFAPRAYDLEENDPMVQPPESPATSSPLQGSLHSQGSGESGGPAQDDFVMVDFKPAFSKDDLLPMDLGTFYREFQNPPQLASLTIDVSSQSMAEDLDSLPEKLAVYEKNIDEFDAFVDTLQ
- the atg13 gene encoding autophagy-related protein 13 isoform X7, which translates into the protein MMDSDLSPQDRKDLDKFIKFFALKTVQVIVQARLGEKVCTRSLSSPTGSDWFNLAIKDIPEVTHEAKKALSGQLPGIGRSMCVEISLKTSEGDSMELETWCLEMNEKCDKDIKVSYTVYNRLSLLLKSLLAITRVTPAYKLSRKQGHDYVILYRIYFGEVQLTGLGEGFQTVRVGVVGTPIGTITLSCAYRTNLAFMSTRQFERTAPIMGIIIDHFVERPFGNIGHMRPCNYRAPGEDEGAYNGVEDSQEVCTTSFSTSPPSQPPVLVGAADFCHPSTLNAANLHQVTTQMGIPGKEGGVPQQVPVQPYHGAQAEHGRVSSCPPADHVLATPSSSGEDAETSSRSIEVKSVSPCDVLETTFTRKVGAFVNKPGTQVTTASLDLPFAAFAPRAYDLEENDPMVQPPESPATSSPLQGSLHSQGSGESGGPAQDDFVMVDFKPAFSKDDLLPMDLGTFYREFQNPPQLASLTIDVSSQSMAEDLDSLPEKLAVYEKNIDEFDAFVDTLQ
- the atg13 gene encoding autophagy-related protein 13 isoform X1, producing MMDSDLSPQDRKDLDKFIKFFALKTVQVIVQARLGEKVCTRSLSSPTGSDWFNLAIKDIPEVTHEAKKALSGQLPGIGRSMCVEISLKTSEGDSMELETWCLEMNEKCDKDIKVSYTVYNRLSLLLKSLLAITRVTPAYKLSRKQGHDYVILYRIYFGEVQLTGLGEGFQTVRVGVVGTPIGTITLSCAYRTNLAFMSTRQFERTAPIMGIIIDHFVERPFGNIGHMRPCNYRAPGEDEGAYNGVEDSQEVCTTSFSTSPPSQCVFTVSKAHLKTPKPAVMDTLKVPMMGLAFSQQLYCSRLSYQPPVLVGAADFCHPSTLNAANLHQVTTQMGIPGKEGGVPQQVPVQPYHGAQAEHGRVSSCPPADHVLATPSSSGEDAETSSRSIEVKSVSPCDVLETTFTRKVGAFVNKPGTQVTTASLDLPFAAFAPRAYDLEENDPMVQPPESPATSSPLQGSLHSQGSGESGGPAQDDFVMVDFKPAFSKDDLLPMDLGTFYREFQNPPQLASLTIDVSSQSMAEDLDSLPEKLAVYEKNIDEFDAFVDTLQ
- the atg13 gene encoding autophagy-related protein 13 isoform X4 — its product is MMDSDLSPQDRKDLDKFIKFFALKTVQVIVQARLGEKVCTRSLSSPTGSDWFNLAIKDIPEVTHEAKKALSGQLPGIGRSMCVEISLKTSEGDSMELETWCLEMNEKCDKDIKVSYTVYNRLSLLLKSLLAITRVTPAYKLSRKQGHDYVILYRIYFGEVQLTGLGEGFQTVRVGVVGTPIGTITLSCAYRTNLAFMSTRQFERTAPIMGIIIDHFVERPFGNIGHMRPCNYRAPGEDEGAYNGVEDSQEVCTTSFSTSPPSQCVFTVSKAHLKTPKPAVMDTLKVPMMGLAFSQQPPVLVGAADFCHPSTLNAANLHQMGIPGKEGGVPQQVPVQPYHGAQAEHGRVSSCPPADHVLATPSSSGEDAETSSRSIEVKSVSPCDVLETTFTRKVGAFVNKPGTQVTTASLDLPFAAFAPRAYDLEENDPMVQPPESPATSSPLQGSLHSQGSGESGGPAQDDFVMVDFKPAFSKDDLLPMDLGTFYREFQNPPQLASLTIDVSSQSMAEDLDSLPEKLAVYEKNIDEFDAFVDTLQ